Proteins encoded within one genomic window of Pygocentrus nattereri isolate fPygNat1 chromosome 7, fPygNat1.pri, whole genome shotgun sequence:
- the LOC108434139 gene encoding ATP-sensitive inward rectifier potassium channel 1-like: MKFLRKYLAERRIQKNRLVTKDGHCNIAYVSVRYSKLFISVLDFWTTLMEMRWRYVTLHLSASFVFSWFIFGLLWYWVAIANGDLTWQNPPANQSYCVVNMFDMTGAFLQSIETQMSIGYGFRLITPYCPSAITVFTVQCVFGTIIICFWCAVVMTKVARPKKRAKTISFSEKAVICAKQGVLCLQIRVANLRKSLTIGSQIYGKLLRTTVTPEGESIIMDQISIEFMVDSGKDNLFFVCPLTLYHVIDETSPFFHMTVDNLQHQEFELVVFLDGTAESTSSSYQVRTSYIPREIMWGYQFLPIISRNKDGKYCVDFSNFSKVVHVDTAPCAYYYHGESNVHDTSASTDDEGFQEMEKTDQSGASNM, from the coding sequence ATGAAGTTCCTCAGAAAATACTTGGCTGAGCGCCGGATTCAGAAGAACCGCCTGGTGACCAAAGATGGCCATTGCAACATTGCATATGTCAGTGTGAGGTATAGCAAGCTCTTCATCTCTGTTCTTGATTTCTGGACCACATTGATGGAGATGCGCTGGCGTTATGTCACCCTTCACTTATCGGCCTCTTTCGTGTTCAGCTGGTTCATCTTTGGACTTTTGTGGTATTGGGTTGCCATTGCTAATGGCGACTTAACCTGGCAAAACCCACCTGCTAATCAGAGCTATTGTGTAGTGAATATGTTTGACATGACCGGTGCTTTCCTCCAATCCATAGAGACCCAGATGTCCATTGGCTACGGCTTTCGGCTCATCACCCCATACTGCCCTAGTGCCATCACTGTCTTCACAGTTCAGTGTGTCTTTGGTACAATAATAATCTGCTTCTGGTGTGCCGTAGTTATGACTAAAGTTGCCCGGCCCAAGAAAAGAGCCAAGACCATCAGCTTCAGTGAGAAGGCTGTAATCTGCGCCAAACAAGGCGTGCTCTGCTTGCAAATACGAGTAGCCAACTTGCGCAAAAGCTTGACCATTGGGAGCCAGATCTACGGTAAGCTGCTTAGGACGACCGTCACACCTGAAGGTGAATCCATCATCATGGATCAGATTAGCATTGAATTTATGGTGGACTCTGGGAAGGACAACTTATTCTTTGTCTGCCCTTTGACCCTCTACCATGTCATTGATGAAACAAGCCCATTCTTCCACATGACGGTTGATAATCTGCAGCACCAGGAGTTTGAGctggtggtgtttctggatggCACAGCTGAGTCAACTAGCTCCTCCTACCAGGTCAGGACTTCTTACATCCCTCGAGAGATCATGTGGGGTTACCAGTTCCTCCCCATCATCTCCCGCAACAAAGATGGAAAGTATTGTGTAGACTTCTCCAACTTCTCCAAAGTGGTTCATGTAGATACTGCACCCTGTGCCTACTATTATCACGGGGAAAGCAACGTTCACGATACAAGTGCCAGTACTGATGATGAGGGGTTTCAAGAGATGGAAAAAACTGACCAATCTGGTGCTTCCAACATGTGA